A region from the Sulfurospirillum oryzae genome encodes:
- a CDS encoding tetratricopeptide repeat protein, with translation MKKFLQLLFILALGTQISYADDLMNGLSAYEKGDYNNAALSFQSACESGNVEACYNLANMYDTGLGVPKNDQKAVALFTKSCDGGFSDGCYNLGMMYDKGEGVQQDYAKSFILFNKSCDAGHTRGCYNLGIMYYKAQGVQKDYIKAAELFKKACDESYEKGCFNLGVMYRDGQGVMQNKQMALELFKKACEGNVLLGCKNYEKLKSEMK, from the coding sequence ATGAAAAAATTTTTACAACTCTTATTTATTTTAGCACTAGGCACTCAAATATCGTATGCGGATGACCTTATGAATGGATTGTCTGCGTATGAAAAGGGTGACTATAATAACGCGGCTTTGTCTTTTCAAAGCGCATGCGAAAGTGGCAATGTAGAAGCTTGCTATAATCTTGCCAATATGTACGATACAGGCTTGGGTGTTCCTAAGAATGATCAAAAAGCTGTTGCACTTTTTACAAAGTCATGTGATGGCGGTTTTTCAGATGGTTGTTACAACCTTGGCATGATGTATGACAAGGGCGAAGGCGTTCAACAAGACTATGCAAAATCTTTCATTCTTTTCAACAAATCATGTGACGCGGGGCATACAAGAGGTTGTTACAATCTAGGAATCATGTACTACAAAGCGCAAGGTGTACAAAAAGACTATATCAAAGCAGCCGAGCTTTTTAAGAAAGCGTGTGATGAAAGCTATGAAAAAGGATGTTTCAATCTAGGCGTTATGTACCGTGATGGGCAAGGTGTCATGCAAAATAAACAAATGGCACTCGAACTCTTTAAGAAAGCCTGTGAAGGAAATGTGTTACTTGGTTGTAAAAACTATGAGAAGCTTAAAAGTGAGATGAAGTAA
- a CDS encoding 3-isopropylmalate dehydratase produces MQKLLSGNAFVFGNNVDTDQIYPGRFVEFTDVEDVAKYAMFGSDPDFTKKVKKGDFIVAGTNFGCGSSREHAAITLKAVGVGAIIAESFARIFYRNAINLGLPLIICPNISKLIQANDTLSLDLQSGTIRRERELIATVEPMSEYVLNILENGGIKSLIRHQLEAENNV; encoded by the coding sequence ATGCAAAAATTGTTAAGTGGAAATGCTTTTGTGTTTGGCAATAATGTCGATACTGACCAGATTTATCCGGGGCGTTTTGTGGAGTTTACTGATGTGGAAGATGTTGCCAAATACGCGATGTTTGGGTCTGATCCTGACTTTACTAAAAAAGTTAAAAAAGGTGATTTTATCGTTGCAGGAACAAACTTTGGGTGTGGTAGCAGTCGCGAACATGCCGCTATTACCCTAAAAGCTGTGGGCGTGGGTGCTATCATCGCAGAGTCCTTTGCGCGCATCTTCTACCGCAATGCGATCAATCTAGGGCTTCCTCTTATCATCTGTCCTAACATCTCAAAGCTGATTCAAGCGAATGATACTCTAAGCCTTGATCTTCAAAGTGGCACCATTCGTCGCGAAAGAGAACTGATAGCAACGGTTGAGCCTATGTCTGAGTATGTACTAAACATCTTAGAAAATGGTGGTATAAAATCTCTCATCAGACACCAGCTGGAAGCTGAGAATAACGTCTAA
- a CDS encoding 3-isopropylmalate dehydratase large subunit produces the protein MHAIEKLLAKKAGKASVKTGEIINCEVDMAGINDLYLQTLRSFFEMGGKRVHDPSRVIMFLDHYAPASTITQASNQKQFREFCWDQGIDLLMDIDQGVCHQVLADKGLAYPGEIVVITDSHTTTHGAFGAFGTGVGATDLAIILATGKLWFRVPPIIKINFEGKLPKGVYAKDAILHAIGALGADYAVYKAVEFGGSMLPHLSISERMALCNMSTEMGAKASYIQPDEITMAFLKEKVTRPYEIYHTDADFEYADEVTFDVSKLKPQLAAPSSVDNVYDLSQFIGRHIDQAYLGSCTGGRAEDIGIAAHILHGKKVASRTRFVIVPASKGVLLEAMEKGYVKTLVEAGATFVTPGCAACLGTHEGMIASGETCITTTNRNFPGRMGDTKAEIFLGSPAAVAAAALMGEIVDSTLYM, from the coding sequence ATGCATGCGATTGAAAAATTATTAGCGAAAAAAGCAGGCAAAGCAAGCGTCAAAACAGGCGAGATTATCAACTGTGAAGTCGATATGGCGGGAATTAACGATCTTTATCTCCAAACCTTGCGCTCTTTTTTTGAGATGGGTGGCAAAAGGGTGCATGATCCAAGCCGTGTGATTATGTTTTTAGATCATTATGCCCCAGCTTCCACCATCACTCAGGCTTCAAATCAAAAGCAATTTAGAGAGTTTTGCTGGGATCAAGGCATTGATCTTTTGATGGATATTGACCAAGGGGTGTGCCATCAAGTTTTAGCCGACAAAGGTTTGGCGTATCCGGGTGAAATCGTGGTTATCACCGACTCACATACGACGACGCATGGCGCTTTTGGTGCGTTTGGAACAGGTGTGGGTGCGACGGATCTGGCGATTATTTTAGCGACAGGAAAGCTTTGGTTTAGGGTTCCTCCTATTATCAAAATCAACTTTGAGGGCAAACTACCCAAAGGTGTGTATGCCAAAGATGCTATCTTGCATGCGATTGGCGCACTTGGAGCGGATTATGCCGTGTATAAAGCAGTTGAATTTGGCGGCTCTATGCTTCCTCATTTAAGCATTTCCGAGCGTATGGCGCTGTGCAATATGAGTACCGAAATGGGTGCAAAAGCCAGTTACATTCAGCCTGATGAGATTACGATGGCATTTTTGAAAGAGAAAGTGACGCGTCCTTATGAAATATACCATACCGATGCTGACTTTGAATATGCCGATGAAGTCACGTTTGATGTGAGCAAACTCAAACCACAACTTGCCGCTCCATCAAGTGTGGATAATGTCTACGATCTAAGCCAATTTATCGGTCGTCACATCGACCAAGCCTATTTGGGTTCGTGTACGGGTGGGCGGGCTGAAGACATTGGTATTGCCGCACATATTCTTCACGGCAAAAAAGTGGCATCTCGCACACGGTTTGTCATCGTTCCCGCTTCTAAAGGCGTTTTACTCGAAGCAATGGAAAAAGGATATGTAAAAACACTGGTAGAAGCAGGTGCAACCTTTGTAACCCCTGGATGTGCCGCTTGTTTGGGAACGCATGAGGGGATGATCGCCTCGGGTGAGACGTGCATCACGACGACTAACCGCAATTTCCCTGGGCGCATGGGCGATACCAAAGCGGAGATTTTTCTAGGCTCACCTGCCGCCGTTGCAGCCGCGGCTTTGATGGGTGAGATCGTTGATTCTACTCTTTACATGTAA
- a CDS encoding GntR family transcriptional regulator, translating to MINLKKIQMLPAREQVASILRSSILSGGISKGQSITLDSVGEQVGMSRTPVREAFQILANEGLLELRQNRCAIVKGISVEAIKDHYEIRVLLETEALRRACKNMTDETLKAIQNVNKQGQRAKDAGDTEAYNLANQAFHMTIWEAADSEKLKSFLSLLWNGLSMNRLVTAQEYAGISLADHNKIVEQLTQKDYEGACETMREHIIYSMNSTLSNFKD from the coding sequence ATGATCAATCTTAAAAAAATACAAATGTTACCCGCGCGTGAACAGGTAGCCTCTATACTACGCTCTTCGATCCTTTCTGGAGGCATCAGTAAAGGTCAGTCCATCACGCTTGATAGCGTTGGCGAACAAGTCGGTATGTCTCGCACACCCGTACGTGAAGCATTCCAAATCCTTGCCAACGAAGGACTTTTAGAGCTTCGTCAAAACCGTTGCGCCATCGTTAAAGGCATTTCTGTTGAAGCGATCAAAGACCACTACGAAATACGTGTCTTACTCGAAACCGAAGCACTTCGTAGAGCATGTAAAAACATGACCGACGAAACACTCAAAGCAATCCAAAATGTCAACAAACAAGGTCAGCGAGCAAAAGATGCCGGCGACACCGAAGCCTATAACCTTGCCAACCAAGCGTTTCACATGACTATTTGGGAAGCCGCCGATAGCGAAAAACTCAAATCATTCCTCTCTTTGCTTTGGAATGGTTTGTCAATGAACCGCTTAGTAACAGCGCAAGAGTACGCAGGCATTTCACTTGCAGATCATAATAAAATTGTTGAGCAACTAACTCAAAAAGACTATGAAGGTGCATGTGAAACGATGCGTGAACACATCATTTACAGTATGAACAGTACACTTTCCAACTTCAAAGATTAA
- a CDS encoding multidrug effflux MFS transporter: MSQALTERQIVLTLASLSAITPLAIDMYLPSFPAISTDLQTSIPNVEFSLSLYFFGMAMGQLFGGPISDAYGRRPMVIIGLTVFGLSSFLLSITNQIEMFWLLRALQSFGGGIATVNVSATVRDMFEGKESARIFSLIGMVMLMAPLLAPTLGSLVLKFFEWEVIFIILGLYTFFAMGFYLFRFPSVKQKRAKITPIQNYKMVLSHKQAMVFIVSQILCTSGMYTYITSSSFIYMEHFHLSAGKFALFFGASVLMLMAFGRLNAWLVKHKEPLSLLRFGLNAQAIIGILLFLCQESSVYVIFPLIGLYIGSLGFVFSNSVSLTLEFFPTISASANAIIGVLQYSVGAFMGFIASSLHDGTLFPITGVMMGVSLCGTILLMLGSRGYIPHHGRQS, encoded by the coding sequence ATGTCCCAAGCACTAACTGAGCGACAAATCGTCTTAACGCTCGCATCTTTATCAGCGATTACTCCTTTGGCAATCGATATGTATCTACCCTCATTTCCCGCCATCTCAACGGATCTTCAAACCTCCATTCCCAATGTTGAATTTAGCCTCAGCCTCTACTTTTTTGGTATGGCAATGGGTCAACTCTTCGGAGGTCCCATTTCGGATGCGTATGGCAGACGCCCGATGGTTATTATTGGACTTACTGTCTTTGGGTTGAGTAGTTTTTTACTCTCTATCACCAACCAAATTGAAATGTTTTGGCTTTTGCGCGCACTTCAATCATTTGGAGGAGGCATCGCCACGGTCAATGTTTCGGCCACTGTTCGCGATATGTTTGAAGGCAAAGAGAGTGCGCGCATTTTTTCACTCATCGGTATGGTCATGCTTATGGCTCCTCTTTTGGCACCAACGCTTGGCTCTTTGGTACTTAAATTTTTTGAGTGGGAAGTTATCTTTATCATTCTAGGACTCTACACTTTTTTTGCAATGGGCTTTTATCTTTTTCGTTTTCCATCCGTCAAGCAAAAGCGCGCAAAAATAACGCCGATTCAAAACTATAAAATGGTTCTTTCGCACAAACAAGCAATGGTTTTTATCGTTTCTCAGATTTTATGCACTTCGGGAATGTACACGTACATCACCTCGTCTTCGTTTATATACATGGAACACTTTCATTTGAGCGCTGGCAAATTTGCACTCTTTTTTGGAGCAAGTGTTTTAATGCTGATGGCATTTGGACGTCTCAATGCGTGGCTTGTAAAACACAAAGAGCCTTTGAGTCTGCTTCGTTTTGGTCTTAATGCTCAAGCGATTATTGGTATTTTACTTTTTCTCTGCCAAGAGAGTTCGGTTTATGTTATTTTTCCGCTTATTGGACTTTACATTGGCTCGCTTGGTTTTGTATTTTCTAATTCAGTTTCACTCACGCTTGAATTTTTCCCTACCATTAGTGCCTCAGCCAATGCAATCATCGGCGTCTTACAATACAGCGTTGGTGCATTTATGGGCTTTATCGCGAGCTCGCTTCACGATGGTACTCTTTTCCCCATTACAGGTGTTATGATGGGGGTAAGTCTCTGCGGAACAATACTTTTGATGTTAGGAAGTAGGGGGTATATTCCCCATCATGGAAGGCAAAGCTAA
- the mutY gene encoding A/G-specific adenine glycosylase: MHNEAHKSLLDWYQKNGRHDLPWRQTDDAYKIYLSEIMLQQTQVKTVLERFYFPFLERFPTLQSVADASLDDVLKMWEGLGYYTRAKNLHHTAFTCKGVLPRSPEELGGLKGIGKSTAHAICVFAYRHALPILDANVKRVLCRYFALSVKDEKMLWAKAWEFLHVKHPYEHNQAMMDIGSLICTPKNPICKECPLSLTCKGKTAPENYPKALKKAKVPTKKRFALVVYNEGKLGLVQRKERLLHGLWGFVQAGELPKDAKSLGSVTHTYSHFKLELEAFRCESLHVKVDGYFTREQIETLALSSVDKKILALPSMMGNIPPTS, from the coding sequence ATGCACAATGAAGCTCATAAATCACTTTTAGATTGGTATCAAAAAAACGGTCGGCATGATCTTCCTTGGCGGCAAACGGATGATGCGTACAAAATATACCTCAGCGAAATAATGCTACAACAAACTCAAGTTAAAACCGTTTTGGAGCGTTTTTACTTTCCTTTTTTAGAGCGATTTCCCACACTTCAAAGTGTGGCTGATGCGTCCTTAGATGATGTTTTAAAAATGTGGGAAGGGCTTGGATACTACACAAGAGCTAAAAATCTTCACCATACCGCTTTTACATGTAAAGGTGTTTTGCCACGTAGTCCTGAAGAGTTAGGCGGGCTTAAAGGCATTGGAAAGAGCACAGCGCACGCTATTTGTGTCTTTGCTTACAGACACGCTCTTCCCATTTTGGATGCCAATGTAAAGCGCGTGTTGTGTCGCTACTTTGCTCTTAGTGTCAAAGATGAAAAGATGCTTTGGGCAAAGGCATGGGAATTCTTACATGTAAAGCATCCTTACGAGCACAATCAAGCGATGATGGACATAGGCTCACTCATCTGTACGCCAAAAAATCCTATATGTAAAGAGTGTCCGTTGTCTCTTACATGTAAAGGTAAAACTGCGCCTGAAAACTACCCAAAGGCTCTTAAAAAAGCCAAAGTCCCAACGAAAAAACGGTTTGCTTTGGTTGTTTATAACGAGGGAAAGCTGGGGCTTGTTCAACGAAAAGAGAGACTTCTTCATGGACTTTGGGGTTTTGTACAAGCGGGTGAACTTCCCAAAGATGCTAAAAGTCTAGGGAGTGTCACTCACACCTATAGCCATTTTAAATTGGAACTAGAAGCTTTTAGGTGTGAATCATTACATGTAAAAGTAGATGGCTACTTTACGCGTGAGCAAATTGAGACGTTAGCACTTTCAAGTGTCGATAAAAAGATTTTAGCTTTGCCTTCCATGATGGGGAATATACCCCCTACTTCCTAA
- a CDS encoding DNA methyltransferase yields MSQKLPRYGMHKYWGKKPPEQLRSLLDEFTKEGDIVLDPFSGYGVFTAEAYINKRNVISNDLNPIASFIQKQLLTHEFNISRLENLSDDIIVQTLSENIFWNIIKCPKCGHDARVIATLRTKQDIPVKAKIQCKCTKASIEFTLSQTQIDYILNQEHNVSLMDHPVSKIIPNSRISAYKGLTTDDLFTVRALSSHIALFDAINQVSDKVYKDLLLLAFTSNLANCSRLVPPIKSRGEMASGAWMTGFYIGETYIENNVFHYFKNRVQKLVSGKKDFIKALKKNISLHQYNGEVASINEMTIENTSYIIDSLDTKKLPYPDNSIDYIFADPPYGDSVPYFEQSIIWNTWLGFSVDYNNEVVVSDSKKRVKTIKEFGSDIEQCLYEIHRVLKPQKYFTLTFHSISGEEWYAILNGCLKNNFQLHKIEWLTQKTFTPRQLNRTKTVKGDMMITFLKSTSSNQHQILSFNETVALIVNTTKQLMSKITYVDTNNIYMVLLQEFFSKHIIIAKVNILEILSKYFSINEEGLWFI; encoded by the coding sequence TTGTCTCAAAAACTGCCGCGTTATGGAATGCACAAATATTGGGGGAAAAAACCTCCTGAACAATTAAGAAGTCTTTTAGATGAATTTACAAAAGAAGGGGATATAGTTTTAGACCCTTTTTCTGGATATGGTGTTTTTACTGCTGAGGCTTATATCAATAAAAGAAATGTCATATCGAATGATTTGAATCCTATTGCTTCATTTATTCAAAAACAGCTTTTAACCCATGAATTTAATATTAGTAGATTAGAAAATTTAAGTGATGATATTATTGTTCAAACCTTGAGTGAGAATATCTTTTGGAACATAATAAAATGTCCAAAATGTGGACATGATGCACGAGTTATTGCAACCTTGCGAACAAAACAAGATATACCAGTAAAAGCAAAAATACAATGTAAATGCACAAAAGCTTCAATTGAATTTACTTTATCTCAAACACAAATAGATTATATTTTAAATCAAGAACATAATGTATCTTTGATGGATCATCCAGTTTCCAAAATTATTCCAAATAGCAGAATCAGTGCATACAAAGGTCTTACAACAGATGATTTATTTACTGTTAGAGCTTTATCATCTCATATAGCATTATTCGATGCTATAAATCAGGTATCTGATAAAGTATATAAAGACTTGTTATTGTTAGCTTTTACATCTAATTTAGCAAATTGCTCACGTTTAGTTCCTCCAATTAAAAGCAGAGGTGAAATGGCATCTGGCGCTTGGATGACAGGATTTTATATAGGTGAAACATATATTGAAAACAACGTATTTCATTATTTCAAAAATCGAGTTCAAAAGTTAGTATCTGGAAAGAAAGATTTTATAAAAGCATTGAAAAAGAATATATCATTACATCAGTATAATGGAGAAGTTGCATCAATTAATGAAATGACAATTGAAAATACAAGTTATATTATTGACTCGTTAGATACAAAAAAATTACCATATCCGGATAATTCAATTGACTATATTTTTGCAGATCCTCCTTATGGAGATTCTGTTCCTTATTTTGAACAAAGTATCATTTGGAATACTTGGTTAGGATTTTCTGTTGACTACAATAATGAAGTTGTTGTAAGCGATAGTAAAAAAAGAGTTAAGACTATTAAAGAATTTGGAAGTGATATTGAGCAATGCTTATATGAGATACATCGAGTATTAAAACCTCAGAAGTATTTTACATTAACGTTTCACTCGATTTCAGGAGAGGAATGGTATGCAATTTTGAATGGTTGTTTAAAAAATAATTTTCAACTTCATAAAATTGAATGGTTGACGCAAAAAACATTTACACCTAGACAATTGAATAGAACCAAAACAGTCAAGGGTGATATGATGATTACTTTCTTAAAAAGTACATCATCTAATCAACATCAAATATTATCTTTTAATGAAACTGTGGCTTTAATTGTTAATACTACTAAGCAGCTGATGTCTAAAATAACGTATGTAGATACAAATAATATTTATATGGTTTTACTTCAAGAATTTTTTTCAAAGCATATCATCATCGCTAAGGTTAATATTCTAGAAATTCTTAGTAAATATTTTTCTATAAATGAGGAAGGACTGTGGTTCATATAA
- a CDS encoding helix-turn-helix domain-containing protein: MSFISNSQIIGTIFSWLRAQKNIDQITFAKKMKLTQASLSRIENGKAIMNIEQVLFASNILEIESSYVLILFTKLKELLENQGFVIVNSRDTINGRNISFEPITIVRGVLTQHVLSIMNKI, encoded by the coding sequence ATGAGCTTTATTTCAAATTCACAAATCATTGGCACTATTTTTTCCTGGTTAAGAGCACAAAAGAATATAGATCAAATCACGTTTGCAAAAAAGATGAAACTTACACAAGCTTCTTTATCTAGAATCGAGAATGGGAAAGCAATAATGAATATAGAACAAGTTCTGTTTGCATCCAACATATTGGAAATTGAAAGTTCCTATGTTTTAATTTTATTTACTAAATTAAAAGAACTTTTAGAAAATCAAGGTTTTGTTATAGTGAATAGTAGAGATACTATTAATGGACGCAATATTAGTTTTGAGCCAATAACAATTGTACGAGGAGTTTTAACCCAACACGTTTTATCTATAATGAATAAAATCTAA
- a CDS encoding uracil-DNA glycosylase, giving the protein MVDPKIEESWKVVLLDEFQKPYFEVLKNFLVEEKKSHTIYPKSANIFAAFDNTPFDKVEVVILGQDPYHGANQAHGLSFSVQDGIQHPPSLQNIFKELRDDLGCAIPRNGNLTAWAKQGVFLLNTVLTVRASEANSHRGQGWENFTDAVIKLLSTQKEHLVFILWGSPAGAKASLIDSKKHLILRAPHPSPLSSYRGFFGSKPFSKSNEYLTCNGKKPIQWCLA; this is encoded by the coding sequence ATGGTTGATCCAAAAATTGAAGAGAGCTGGAAAGTTGTTTTGTTGGATGAGTTTCAAAAACCTTATTTTGAAGTCTTAAAAAACTTCTTGGTGGAAGAAAAAAAAAGCCATACCATTTATCCTAAAAGCGCCAATATCTTTGCAGCCTTCGATAATACCCCTTTTGATAAAGTCGAAGTGGTCATTTTAGGGCAAGACCCTTATCATGGAGCTAATCAGGCGCATGGGCTCTCTTTTTCAGTGCAAGACGGCATCCAGCATCCGCCATCCCTTCAAAATATTTTCAAAGAGCTACGTGATGATCTTGGCTGTGCTATTCCTCGCAACGGAAATCTAACAGCATGGGCAAAGCAAGGTGTTTTTTTACTAAACACAGTTTTAACGGTGCGTGCAAGCGAAGCCAATTCACATCGTGGGCAAGGTTGGGAAAACTTCACTGATGCTGTTATTAAACTTTTAAGCACGCAAAAAGAGCATTTGGTTTTCATTCTTTGGGGAAGTCCAGCAGGGGCAAAAGCAAGCCTTATTGACAGCAAAAAACATCTCATATTACGCGCTCCTCACCCTTCTCCTCTCTCATCATACCGCGGATTTTTTGGATCAAAGCCTTTTTCAAAAAGTAACGAATACCTTACATGTAACGGTAAAAAACCTATTCAGTGGTGCTTGGCTTGA
- a CDS encoding HD domain-containing protein, whose translation MLNPRLIEQFFGAASIQRWNDYPRMVELVELDKQAHKFIIAYFLAQMEAKDSINMVNMIEAGIFEFLRRVVVTDIRPDVFRKALQKKEKEINAWVLAQLYDSLSDIENGAFYERFKKYLSDSSMYKKERFILKAASYMATRWEFSIVYQTSQFLNNIDRVKEAVEEEIEDYYELIGVRKMEMNKKISKIIDLSGRLRFQKRWAQTPRIPETSVLGHMLIVAIMGYFYSLSIKACDKRMENNFFCALFHDFPEALTRDIISPVKYSVSGLDDIISEFEIKMIEEEILPYLPEGMVSTFKYLLGLYGDNQKDEFMNRINENGIEMVHDLSRYNEDKYNAIDGEALKNCDRIAAFIEATLSISHGVKSKELIQGKEHIRHKLKEKGKMGKADFYELAMEIENYLGV comes from the coding sequence ATGTTAAACCCTAGACTGATAGAACAGTTCTTCGGAGCTGCTTCGATCCAACGCTGGAATGATTACCCTCGTATGGTCGAATTGGTGGAGCTTGACAAACAAGCTCATAAGTTCATTATTGCTTATTTTTTAGCACAAATGGAAGCCAAAGATAGCATTAATATGGTCAATATGATTGAAGCGGGTATCTTTGAATTTTTGCGTCGAGTCGTTGTAACTGATATTCGCCCTGACGTTTTTCGCAAAGCACTTCAAAAAAAAGAGAAAGAGATCAATGCGTGGGTATTGGCACAACTCTATGATTCACTGAGTGATATTGAAAATGGCGCTTTTTATGAGCGTTTTAAAAAGTATTTGAGCGATAGTTCTATGTATAAAAAGGAGCGTTTTATTCTCAAAGCGGCTTCGTACATGGCAACACGCTGGGAATTTTCTATTGTCTATCAAACCAGCCAATTTCTGAACAATATTGACCGAGTAAAAGAGGCGGTGGAAGAGGAAATTGAAGATTATTACGAGCTTATTGGCGTTCGTAAAATGGAGATGAATAAAAAGATTTCTAAGATTATTGATCTTAGTGGACGTCTTCGTTTTCAAAAACGTTGGGCGCAAACGCCACGAATACCTGAAACCTCAGTGCTTGGACACATGCTCATTGTTGCTATTATGGGTTATTTTTATTCTCTTTCCATTAAAGCATGCGATAAACGCATGGAAAACAACTTTTTTTGTGCGCTCTTTCATGACTTTCCCGAAGCATTAACACGCGATATTATCAGTCCTGTGAAGTATTCGGTAAGCGGGCTTGATGACATCATTAGTGAGTTTGAAATTAAAATGATTGAGGAAGAGATTTTACCGTATTTGCCAGAAGGAATGGTTTCGACCTTTAAATACCTTTTGGGTTTGTATGGAGACAATCAAAAAGATGAGTTTATGAACCGTATCAATGAAAATGGCATTGAAATGGTGCATGATTTATCACGTTACAATGAAGATAAATACAATGCCATTGATGGCGAAGCGCTGAAAAATTGTGATCGAATTGCTGCATTTATTGAGGCAACACTTTCTATTTCACACGGAGTGAAGTCTAAAGAGCTAATTCAAGGTAAAGAGCATATCCGTCATAAGCTTAAAGAAAAAGGCAAAATGGGTAAGGCTGATTTTTACGAATTGGCGATGGAGATTGAAAATTATTTGGGAGTGTAA
- the queF gene encoding preQ(1) synthase, with protein sequence MKYGEKIITEFDVEKDLEIWPNQHKKNYVIKLTLPEFCCLCPRSGYPDFATIYIDYIPNELVVELKAIKLYINSFMNRNISHENSANEIYDLLDSKLKPKWLKVVADFNPRGNVHTVIEIDSKQVRNESSC encoded by the coding sequence ATGAAATACGGTGAAAAAATAATTACAGAATTTGATGTTGAAAAAGACTTAGAAATTTGGCCAAATCAGCATAAAAAAAACTACGTTATTAAGCTTACATTACCAGAGTTTTGTTGTCTATGTCCACGTAGTGGGTATCCAGATTTTGCAACGATTTATATTGATTATATTCCCAATGAACTGGTTGTGGAGCTTAAAGCAATCAAACTTTACATCAACAGCTTTATGAATCGCAACATCAGCCACGAAAACAGTGCGAATGAAATTTATGACCTTCTCGATTCTAAGCTCAAACCAAAATGGCTCAAAGTCGTTGCTGATTTTAACCCAAGAGGGAATGTTCATACGGTGATTGAAATTGACTCGAAACAGGTACGAAATGAGAGTTCATGTTAA